Proteins from a genomic interval of Bacteroidia bacterium:
- a CDS encoding outer membrane beta-barrel family protein, with protein MKKVVSFIILICSCSFILAQFPAGGGGRPGGGAPKITGKITGVLQDSSTKNVLEFATLALKRAGRDKTINGGLTESNGKFKLNNINPGKYELHISFLGYETKIIKDIKLTPEKPDFDLGKVDLVSKALEMEAVDITAEKSLIENKIDKIVYNAELDVTTTGGDATEVLRKVPLLNVDINGNVSLRGSRNLQILINGKPSGMFSNNVADALKMIPADEIKSVEVITTPGAKYDAEGTGGIINIITKKKKVEGVSGNVSGSVGNRQNRGTLNLNITKGRFGFNMGGSIDNSWPIDGPSSYFREDFVDGQTRTLEQNGNTETTRTGFGGRAGLFYDFNALNSINSNFRLRGFTFNRDGFQDALFVDPIFNINQAYTQNQITGSLFSGFDWNTDYTKKFKENKEKELTFGFQLSKGDNDQDIDLERISDDIELFLRERSVNDGDNLELTYQADFVQPFKNKKGKLEVGVKSIFRDIDSKYDYEVFDADANQFLPDASRNNLFDYKQNVYAGYASLNFNFGKKTSLVAGTRYERTSIEGSFQQNELPFANNYDNLLPSVILSYKIKGFNTLKLSFNQRIQRPSLFYINPFTNNSDTRNIIRGNPELDPELSDQYEISYFTIMKGVTLSAAVFYRETRDVIESILTIDPTGISTTSFQNIGKDRSLGTNIFGSVTVKKIWTLRGGFNLRTYNATGIVNGQRLSNEAVQYFVTLNSTLTLKKGFKVEMFGFWNSPKATLQGLNPSFSIYSFGVKKDILDKKASIGVNAVQPFQKYLNFSSELEGPTFSQRSDFLYPLQSFGVNFSYRFGKLDFSQQQGRRNKIRNSDQKQGDQGNGFNN; from the coding sequence ATGAAGAAAGTAGTATCCTTTATCATTCTCATTTGTAGTTGTAGTTTCATCCTTGCTCAGTTTCCCGCTGGCGGAGGGGGTAGACCTGGAGGGGGAGCTCCAAAAATTACCGGAAAAATTACCGGTGTATTGCAAGATTCAAGCACCAAAAATGTTTTAGAATTCGCCACCCTTGCCTTAAAAAGAGCGGGAAGAGATAAGACCATCAATGGAGGCCTGACCGAATCCAACGGCAAGTTTAAACTCAACAATATCAATCCTGGAAAATATGAGTTGCATATTAGCTTCCTGGGATATGAAACTAAAATCATTAAAGATATTAAGCTGACCCCGGAGAAACCGGATTTCGATTTGGGGAAAGTGGATCTTGTATCCAAAGCCCTCGAAATGGAGGCCGTAGATATCACAGCTGAAAAGTCTTTGATTGAGAACAAAATTGACAAAATTGTCTACAATGCTGAACTGGACGTAACCACGACAGGAGGAGATGCGACGGAAGTTCTGAGGAAAGTTCCTCTTTTGAATGTAGACATCAATGGAAATGTATCCTTAAGAGGAAGTAGAAATCTGCAAATTCTGATTAATGGCAAGCCCTCTGGCATGTTTTCCAATAATGTGGCTGATGCGTTGAAAATGATTCCTGCTGATGAAATTAAAAGCGTAGAGGTAATCACAACCCCTGGAGCAAAGTATGACGCTGAGGGAACCGGTGGTATCATCAACATTATCACCAAGAAGAAAAAAGTAGAAGGGGTAAGCGGTAATGTCAGCGGGTCCGTGGGGAACCGACAAAATAGAGGCACACTCAACCTGAACATTACCAAAGGACGTTTTGGCTTCAATATGGGAGGCTCAATAGATAACTCCTGGCCCATAGACGGCCCTAGCAGCTATTTCAGAGAAGATTTTGTAGATGGACAGACAAGAACCCTTGAACAGAATGGAAACACGGAGACGACACGTACGGGCTTCGGAGGACGCGCAGGTCTTTTCTATGACTTCAATGCTTTGAATAGTATCAACTCTAATTTCCGCCTGAGAGGATTCACCTTTAATCGGGATGGTTTTCAGGATGCCCTTTTCGTTGACCCAATTTTTAATATTAATCAGGCGTATACGCAAAATCAGATAACAGGCTCACTGTTTAGTGGCTTTGACTGGAATACAGATTATACAAAAAAGTTTAAAGAGAATAAAGAAAAGGAACTCACTTTTGGTTTCCAGTTAAGCAAAGGAGACAATGACCAGGACATTGACCTGGAAAGGATATCAGATGATATAGAACTCTTTCTGAGAGAACGAAGCGTCAACGATGGGGATAACCTTGAGCTGACTTACCAGGCTGATTTCGTCCAACCTTTCAAAAATAAAAAAGGGAAACTGGAAGTAGGAGTAAAAAGCATATTCAGAGACATAGACTCAAAATATGACTACGAAGTATTTGATGCCGACGCCAATCAGTTTTTGCCCGATGCCAGCAGAAATAACTTATTTGATTATAAGCAAAACGTATATGCAGGTTATGCTTCCCTGAATTTTAATTTTGGGAAGAAGACCAGTTTGGTTGCTGGGACTCGATATGAAAGAACATCCATCGAAGGCTCCTTCCAACAAAATGAGCTTCCTTTCGCCAATAATTATGACAATTTACTACCGAGTGTAATCCTTTCATACAAAATTAAAGGCTTCAATACATTGAAACTGAGTTTCAACCAGCGCATTCAACGTCCGAGCCTATTCTATATCAATCCTTTCACCAATAATAGTGATACCCGAAATATCATTAGAGGGAATCCTGAGTTAGATCCAGAACTCAGCGATCAGTATGAGATTTCATATTTCACAATAATGAAAGGAGTTACCTTAAGTGCTGCAGTTTTTTACAGAGAAACCCGGGACGTGATTGAATCCATCTTGACAATAGACCCTACTGGAATTTCGACAACCAGTTTTCAGAATATTGGAAAGGATCGCTCTTTAGGAACCAATATTTTCGGTTCTGTGACTGTAAAAAAGATTTGGACCTTGCGGGGTGGTTTTAATTTAAGGACCTATAATGCTACAGGTATTGTGAATGGGCAGAGATTAAGTAATGAAGCTGTTCAGTACTTTGTTACCCTAAACTCTACTTTAACTCTGAAGAAAGGCTTTAAAGTGGAAATGTTTGGCTTCTGGAACTCCCCGAAAGCAACATTACAAGGGCTTAATCCTTCCTTCTCCATCTATAGTTTTGGGGTAAAAAAGGATATTCTGGATAAAAAAGCCAGTATAGGTGTAAATGCGGTTCAGCCATTCCAAAAATACCTAAACTTCAGCAGCGAACTGGAAGGACCTACCTTCAGCCAAAGAAGTGATTTCCTCTATCCGCTCCAATCATTTGGTGTAAACTTTAGCTACCGCTTTGGAAAACTGGATTTCTCCCAGCAACAAGGGCGCCGGAACAAGATTCGCAACAGTGATCAGAAGCAAGGAGATCAAGGTAATGGTTTTAACAACTAA
- a CDS encoding T9SS type A sorting domain-containing protein: MFNKFLRPWINRRSHSSAANPPRKFFVAALAMLFAGFSANAQVTPIAPNLQQIMDDKSAPSVNTTLGSGTPVNPDPMRSTLVPGSPLHQKYWQNQRYLNAQSRAKSGGNGGTYAERERGMGHNDTQRRAERLNLGTGFGKNREIAVSGVLAPPPTFPINPMSASEDDGSIPLANLTGINGSNQGVSYNETIGDGPNAGVADFDMYRVDATAGTTIEVDINTADPFGDLDPTVAIFFEDGTLVAFNDDGPEFSFDSFLRYEAEADGSYYISVGGYLGFYPADPFDSGSGGVIGLIGSEGDYEAIIRTFELDVDFYSFYLKRGDVLGAAVQTDAFGTLLEVYGPREFEKGVIGFGSFAVPESPLPINGQTVLDYIAEEGGYYAVAVSNNEGPYTLTLGVSRPGFEENKRRVQVVWLDYNGGLVDVGQIFEFPPGAIVANHSPFRDFLPAWGLPDAPGDIRRITRKITRETRDNLYTELNNSRVNRNLGVVVLGNDGTGNPDALEPLMAAGTFTILGLQFDVSDVEISGTIAESGVGTIGIAQSIDPGNFASQEKALLLLDILSAPASGGNANGTFSLNDVVLAPGVTKENMVSTVIANVVSHEAGHYLGNFHTDGFTDVQTIMDQGPGGLFNLAGIGPSGVFGGPDQTDVEFATDMYAASEGFLGDENTTINTAYALSYFPFGRYYADDMPNPIAEQLGLSNRLKEDLLNQSVPNSLLRNGVATIKFEAASDTEAIIDIYDLSGNKVGRLFEGDVKSGESNVVTLHAGDFNLKPGVYLYKLETANGSKHRKIVVKE; the protein is encoded by the coding sequence ATGTTTAACAAATTTCTACGACCATGGATTAACCGAAGAAGTCACTCTTCTGCAGCTAATCCCCCAAGAAAGTTCTTTGTAGCCGCTTTGGCTATGTTATTCGCGGGTTTTTCTGCGAATGCGCAGGTAACACCTATTGCTCCAAATTTGCAGCAAATCATGGATGACAAAAGTGCGCCCTCTGTAAATACAACTTTAGGCAGTGGAACACCTGTTAATCCTGATCCAATGAGAAGTACTTTGGTACCAGGAAGTCCGCTACATCAAAAGTATTGGCAAAACCAAAGGTACCTCAATGCTCAGAGTAGAGCGAAAAGCGGAGGAAATGGTGGTACTTATGCTGAGAGGGAAAGAGGAATGGGACACAATGATACCCAAAGAAGAGCGGAAAGATTAAATTTGGGTACGGGTTTTGGTAAAAACCGTGAAATTGCAGTTAGCGGTGTTTTAGCCCCTCCGCCTACATTCCCAATTAATCCAATGTCTGCAAGTGAAGATGATGGATCGATTCCGTTAGCAAACCTTACGGGTATTAATGGTTCGAATCAAGGCGTCTCTTATAATGAGACAATTGGTGATGGACCTAACGCTGGTGTCGCTGATTTTGATATGTACAGAGTTGATGCGACTGCAGGTACTACCATCGAAGTTGATATTAATACTGCTGATCCATTTGGAGATTTGGATCCTACAGTTGCTATATTCTTTGAAGACGGAACGCTTGTTGCATTCAATGATGACGGCCCAGAATTTTCTTTTGATAGCTTCTTAAGATATGAGGCAGAGGCAGATGGATCTTATTACATATCTGTAGGCGGTTATTTAGGTTTTTATCCTGCTGATCCTTTTGATTCTGGTTCAGGTGGTGTAATTGGTTTAATTGGCTCAGAAGGAGACTATGAAGCGATTATTCGTACGTTTGAATTGGATGTTGACTTTTATTCTTTCTACCTAAAAAGAGGTGATGTTTTAGGTGCTGCTGTTCAGACAGATGCTTTTGGAACCTTACTTGAAGTTTATGGACCAAGAGAATTTGAAAAAGGTGTTATAGGTTTTGGTAGCTTTGCTGTACCTGAAAGCCCCTTACCAATTAATGGACAAACTGTACTTGATTATATTGCCGAAGAAGGAGGATATTATGCTGTTGCCGTTAGTAATAACGAAGGGCCTTATACTTTAACTCTGGGAGTTTCTCGACCTGGCTTCGAAGAAAATAAGCGAAGAGTTCAAGTAGTATGGCTTGATTATAACGGAGGATTGGTTGATGTAGGACAAATATTTGAGTTCCCTCCTGGAGCAATTGTAGCAAACCATTCTCCATTTAGAGATTTCTTGCCTGCATGGGGATTACCTGATGCTCCTGGTGATATTAGAAGAATTACCAGAAAAATTACAAGAGAAACGCGCGATAATCTTTATACAGAACTTAACAATTCTCGTGTAAATCGTAACCTTGGAGTAGTTGTTTTAGGTAATGATGGAACGGGAAATCCGGATGCCTTGGAGCCATTGATGGCAGCTGGAACTTTTACAATCTTAGGTTTACAGTTTGATGTAAGTGATGTAGAAATTTCTGGAACTATTGCTGAATCAGGAGTGGGCACTATTGGAATTGCTCAATCTATTGACCCAGGAAACTTTGCAAGTCAGGAAAAGGCACTATTGTTATTGGATATATTGAGTGCTCCTGCTTCAGGAGGAAATGCTAACGGTACTTTCTCCTTGAATGATGTCGTATTGGCTCCTGGGGTTACAAAAGAAAATATGGTTTCAACTGTAATTGCTAACGTTGTTTCTCATGAAGCTGGTCATTACTTGGGTAATTTCCATACTGATGGTTTCACTGACGTTCAAACCATTATGGACCAAGGACCTGGTGGACTTTTCAACCTTGCAGGTATCGGACCAAGTGGTGTGTTTGGTGGACCAGATCAAACAGATGTTGAATTTGCTACAGATATGTATGCAGCAAGTGAAGGCTTTTTAGGAGACGAGAATACTACCATCAACACTGCTTACGCACTCTCCTACTTCCCATTCGGACGCTACTATGCAGACGATATGCCAAATCCAATTGCTGAGCAATTAGGGCTTTCAAATCGTTTGAAAGAAGATTTGCTGAATCAGAGTGTGCCTAACTCATTATTGAGAAATGGAGTTGCTACAATTAAATTTGAAGCTGCATCTGATACAGAAGCGATTATTGATATATATGACCTTTCTGGAAATAAAGTTGGAAGACTTTTCGAAGGAGATGTTAAAAGTGGTGAATCCAATGTTGTAACTCTTCATGCAGGTGATTTCAACTTGAAACCTGGTGTATATCTGTACAAATTGGAAACTGCTAATGGCAGTAAGCATAGAAAAATCGTAGTTAAAGAATAG
- a CDS encoding ThuA domain-containing protein gives MKKFFKIFLISLLVLIILGIGGISLFVYKIKYGLPIFETEAPALPDKLDGFSVLVFSKTNGFRHGEAIDASLIAFDKMAEDNGWNMFQTDNGAVFRIDLLAEFDVVVWNNASGRVLTPEQREAFRGYIESGGGFVGIHAAGDDSHHWDWYQDKLIGAHFSHHPIDPHIQETSLTLETDTSYASISEGLDENWIRSDEWYVFYDNPRLNDKNVLYNMSEDGVVMSGNMGFLVKDKDYGMGEDHPIVWYSEIEEGRSVYSALGHTGSSFEEENYLKLLKNAILWSGKAN, from the coding sequence ATGAAAAAGTTTTTTAAAATCTTCCTCATTTCCCTACTCGTTCTTATCATCCTGGGTATAGGCGGCATCAGCTTATTTGTATACAAAATAAAATATGGCTTGCCCATTTTTGAAACAGAAGCCCCTGCCCTACCCGATAAACTGGATGGATTTTCTGTACTCGTTTTCTCAAAAACCAATGGATTTCGCCATGGTGAAGCTATAGATGCCTCTCTGATAGCCTTTGATAAAATGGCTGAAGACAATGGTTGGAACATGTTTCAAACTGATAATGGCGCAGTTTTTCGAATAGACCTCCTGGCTGAATTTGATGTAGTCGTTTGGAACAATGCCAGTGGGCGAGTGCTTACCCCCGAACAAAGAGAAGCTTTCAGAGGATATATAGAATCTGGAGGGGGATTTGTAGGTATTCATGCCGCTGGAGATGATTCCCATCATTGGGATTGGTATCAGGATAAGCTTATCGGTGCACATTTCTCCCACCACCCTATTGACCCACATATACAGGAAACCAGCCTGACTCTGGAAACTGATACGAGCTATGCAAGTATAAGTGAAGGCCTTGACGAAAACTGGATACGATCTGATGAATGGTATGTCTTTTACGACAATCCTCGGCTAAATGACAAAAATGTCCTGTACAATATGAGCGAGGATGGAGTGGTCATGAGTGGAAATATGGGATTCCTGGTCAAAGATAAAGATTATGGAATGGGAGAAGATCATCCGATTGTGTGGTACAGCGAAATAGAAGAAGGCCGCTCGGTTTATTCTGCTCTGGGCCATACAGGCTCCTCTTTCGAAGAGGAAAATTATCTGAAACTCCTTAAAAACGCCATTCTTTGGTCCGGGAAAGCAAATTAG
- a CDS encoding membrane dipeptidase — protein MDSTTKNNRRRFLKRSAGFLAAAPFLNLNAYSLSPYSNKKYSREVLDIVNESLVIDMLGLLDMTKFFTGMAMQKDPFKFSEAELLKIKKSGINVFHHAVGIGGKGVKQNVLTYLGALNGLAAEHPDHILRIDSAEDFDRVMEEKKIGLMLGIQNSDHFEEPADVNTCYILGQRVSQLTYNTQNLIGSGSTDRVDGGVSDFGESIIEAMNKVGMAVDVSHCGDQTTLDAFEISDQPVLITHSNCRSLVGNHPRCKTDDAIKKMARQGGVMGITAVRNFVKADEPTTLEDYINHIQHVVNLTSIDHVGIGTDADLNGYDDLPGPIYESLKAGYKSSYGFREKIDIEGMDHPQKMYDLCERLLKRGYGADNIKQIFGSNFKRVLSDIWI, from the coding sequence ATGGACTCTACTACTAAAAACAATAGAAGACGCTTCCTGAAGCGTTCTGCGGGCTTTCTGGCTGCTGCTCCCTTCCTTAATCTCAATGCTTATAGTCTTTCCCCTTACAGCAATAAAAAATACAGCCGAGAAGTGCTGGATATTGTCAATGAATCTTTGGTGATTGATATGTTGGGATTGCTGGACATGACAAAATTTTTTACGGGAATGGCTATGCAGAAAGATCCCTTTAAGTTTAGCGAAGCAGAGTTGCTGAAGATCAAGAAATCAGGAATCAATGTATTTCATCATGCAGTAGGTATTGGAGGAAAAGGAGTAAAGCAAAATGTGCTTACTTATCTGGGAGCCCTCAATGGGCTGGCTGCTGAGCATCCGGATCACATTCTTCGAATTGACTCGGCCGAAGATTTTGATCGGGTAATGGAAGAAAAGAAGATTGGCTTGATGCTGGGTATCCAAAACTCGGATCATTTTGAAGAGCCAGCCGATGTAAACACTTGCTATATACTGGGACAGAGGGTTTCCCAGCTTACCTACAACACCCAAAACCTGATTGGCAGCGGTTCGACGGATCGGGTAGATGGGGGAGTGAGTGATTTTGGGGAAAGTATCATTGAAGCAATGAATAAAGTAGGTATGGCGGTCGATGTCTCACATTGTGGAGACCAAACAACCCTGGATGCATTTGAAATATCTGATCAGCCGGTTTTAATCACCCATTCCAATTGCCGGAGCCTGGTGGGCAATCATCCTCGCTGTAAAACCGATGATGCAATAAAAAAAATGGCCAGGCAAGGCGGAGTGATGGGCATTACTGCGGTAAGGAATTTTGTTAAAGCAGATGAACCTACGACTTTGGAAGATTACATAAACCACATACAGCATGTAGTAAATCTAACATCGATAGATCATGTGGGAATCGGAACAGATGCCGACCTGAATGGCTATGATGATTTGCCAGGACCTATATATGAATCTTTGAAAGCCGGCTATAAGTCCAGTTATGGCTTTAGGGAGAAGATAGATATCGAGGGGATGGATCATCCCCAAAAGATGTATGACCTCTGTGAGAGGCTTTTAAAACGTGGGTATGGGGCTGATAATATCAAACAGATTTTTGGAAGCAATTTTAAGCGGGTGCTATCTGATATCTGGATTTGA
- a CDS encoding replication initiation protein, which produces MHTRTQTPSHALVVKSNQLINARYSLTVAEIRLFLMMVAQVEKDDMDFKPYRIRIQDYAKAVGTQSKSHYKEIKEAAQNLISRIADLPKDDGGWLKVAFLSSAEYFKGEGMLELCFDPKLKPYLLELKSRFTAYDIRNVLTLQSSYSIRIYELLKQFEKIGERTFRVNDLKGILGIKETQYKRYNDFKRFVIQQAYQDLKQHTDISFEFEEIKEGRRIASIRFIIQKQLRAFGDVEIAPDQGLVAELREMGLSQKQAERFVKDLSREHILQAIAYTKKQYRAGKIKISVSGYLKKVLEEADALESKFEQSEKDNKAQLDLAMQEEQEKEVEKERLWAEFRQVREGQLGDRFKAASEEDWKGFVDWAEDNPFIKARVFDGNDLNREKKEVKEWFKTYLEEKLPDAEEAFESWINQMA; this is translated from the coding sequence ATGCATACCCGCACACAGACTCCTTCGCATGCTTTGGTCGTCAAATCGAACCAACTGATCAATGCACGCTATAGTTTGACCGTTGCTGAAATTCGACTTTTCCTGATGATGGTGGCCCAGGTTGAAAAAGACGATATGGACTTCAAGCCTTATCGGATTCGCATACAAGATTATGCCAAAGCCGTAGGTACCCAGTCCAAGTCCCATTATAAAGAAATCAAAGAAGCCGCACAAAACCTGATTAGCAGAATTGCGGATCTCCCTAAAGATGATGGAGGTTGGCTGAAAGTCGCTTTCCTAAGTAGTGCTGAATATTTTAAAGGAGAGGGCATGCTGGAGCTTTGTTTCGACCCCAAGCTCAAACCTTATCTGCTAGAACTGAAAAGTAGATTCACCGCTTATGATATTCGAAATGTTTTGACCCTTCAAAGCAGTTACTCAATCAGAATCTATGAGTTGCTCAAACAGTTTGAGAAAATCGGTGAGAGGACCTTCCGGGTAAATGACCTTAAAGGTATTCTGGGGATTAAAGAAACTCAGTACAAAAGATACAATGACTTCAAGCGCTTTGTGATTCAACAGGCGTATCAGGATTTGAAGCAGCATACAGATATTAGCTTTGAATTTGAAGAGATTAAGGAAGGACGCCGGATTGCCAGTATCCGCTTTATCATCCAGAAGCAATTGAGAGCTTTTGGAGATGTAGAAATTGCACCTGATCAGGGATTGGTTGCTGAGTTGAGAGAGATGGGACTGAGTCAAAAGCAAGCAGAGCGCTTTGTAAAGGATCTCAGCAGAGAACATATCCTGCAGGCGATAGCCTATACCAAAAAGCAATACAGGGCAGGAAAGATCAAAATCAGTGTATCTGGTTATCTGAAAAAAGTCCTGGAAGAAGCAGATGCGCTCGAATCCAAATTTGAACAAAGCGAAAAAGACAATAAAGCTCAGCTGGATTTGGCTATGCAGGAAGAGCAAGAGAAAGAAGTGGAAAAAGAAAGGCTGTGGGCTGAGTTCCGTCAGGTGCGTGAAGGACAATTGGGCGATAGATTCAAGGCTGCTTCAGAGGAAGATTGGAAAGGATTTGTGGATTGGGCCGAAGACAATCCTTTTATCAAAGCCCGCGTTTTTGATGGTAATGATCTGAACCGCGAGAAAAAAGAAGTAAAGGAATGGTTCAAAACTTATCTGGAAGAAAAACTCCCTGATGCTGAGGAGGCTTTCGAATCCTGGATAAACCAAATGGCATAA
- a CDS encoding ParA family protein codes for MIISVTNLKGGVGKSTISRNLAVYFAQKGESICIVDTDIEQQTTLDWKSRREEGASLDVFPLQSVENLVKQVKSYQNEYDVIIIDGVPQLEAVTTKMILLSDLVLIPITPSIDDLKSFERFVDRVNDAKALVERNIYTFLLLNKFSGRNNEDLQMREAMGYFKQFEIEALESTLADRVVHKRSSKYGLTALEWEEDPKGQKEVEKVCKEIENRMIKLLSA; via the coding sequence ATGATCATATCAGTTACAAATTTAAAAGGCGGCGTAGGCAAATCTACGATTAGTAGAAATCTCGCTGTTTACTTTGCCCAAAAAGGGGAAAGCATCTGTATTGTCGATACAGATATTGAACAGCAAACAACCCTTGACTGGAAGAGCAGGAGGGAGGAAGGTGCCAGTCTGGATGTATTTCCTTTACAATCCGTAGAAAACCTGGTGAAACAGGTCAAATCCTACCAGAATGAATATGATGTGATCATCATAGATGGAGTTCCCCAATTGGAGGCTGTAACAACTAAGATGATCCTCCTTTCTGATTTGGTTCTCATTCCCATAACCCCTAGTATCGATGATCTCAAAAGTTTTGAGCGATTTGTAGATCGTGTCAATGATGCCAAAGCCCTGGTTGAGCGAAATATTTATACCTTTCTTTTGCTAAACAAATTTTCTGGCAGAAACAATGAAGATCTACAAATGCGGGAAGCTATGGGCTATTTCAAACAATTTGAAATTGAGGCCCTGGAATCAACTTTGGCAGATAGGGTAGTGCACAAAAGATCTTCAAAATATGGATTGACAGCACTCGAATGGGAAGAAGATCCCAAAGGGCAAAAGGAAGTAGAGAAAGTCTGCAAAGAAATCGAAAATCGAATGATCAAACTGTTAAGTGCATAA